A genomic segment from Spirosoma sp. SC4-14 encodes:
- a CDS encoding carboxypeptidase-like regulatory domain-containing protein, with protein MKTVLRLINLFTLLAWATPTVAQQPVPNNHLTGKVLDATTAQALPFASVAIFKQINGKDSLLTGAQTDEQGAFIITNVPTGSLLAKVTFVGYQNLNKAIL; from the coding sequence ATGAAGACAGTACTCCGTCTTATTAATCTTTTTACGCTGCTTGCCTGGGCCACGCCAACCGTTGCACAACAACCTGTACCAAATAACCACCTAACGGGGAAAGTACTGGACGCGACAACTGCTCAGGCGTTACCTTTTGCATCCGTCGCGATTTTTAAACAAATAAACGGGAAAGATAGCCTGTTGACGGGTGCTCAAACCGATGAGCAGGGTGCTTTTATCATTACCAACGTGCCTACCGGATCGCTGTTGGCCAAGGTTACGTTTGTAGGCTATCAGAATCTGAATAAAGCTATTTTATAA
- a CDS encoding YncE family protein — protein sequence MITFIKKISLAVCLTGTYTLPILAQTTPNYAFIEKISLPSGDGKWDYLKMDGERERLFVSHFDRVHVIDLTTNKQIGEITGLKGVHGIGLAKDLNKGYITNGTDNTITVFDYNTFKVLQTIPVTGKKADAVMYDKGTKRIFVFNNGSGDAIAIDAVMDKVVGTVTMGGAPEFAVANEKGSIFNNNEDTNEIFEIDAKALTVKNKYSVAPNGGVPTGIAFDASTNRLFSVCRKPQALVILDASTGKIVQSLPIGSGVDAVVYEKELKLIMTSNGEGNVTIIHQDSPDKYSVVQTLTTKPGLKTMVHRGTTHRIYLSGADYQADGKTPAPGTFGVYVYGPAVKQ from the coding sequence ATGATCACTTTTATTAAGAAAATTTCGCTTGCAGTTTGCCTGACAGGTACGTATACCTTACCGATTTTAGCGCAAACGACGCCTAACTATGCTTTCATTGAGAAAATTAGTTTGCCTTCGGGTGATGGCAAATGGGATTACCTCAAGATGGACGGGGAGCGTGAACGCTTGTTCGTATCTCACTTCGACCGGGTACACGTCATCGACTTAACGACGAATAAGCAAATCGGTGAGATTACGGGTCTGAAAGGCGTTCACGGCATTGGCCTGGCGAAAGACCTTAATAAAGGGTACATCACCAACGGTACTGATAATACCATCACGGTTTTCGATTATAACACCTTTAAGGTGTTGCAAACCATACCCGTTACAGGCAAAAAGGCGGATGCCGTGATGTATGATAAGGGTACCAAGCGGATTTTTGTGTTTAACAATGGTAGTGGGGATGCTATCGCTATCGATGCGGTAATGGACAAAGTTGTTGGAACCGTCACGATGGGTGGTGCACCGGAGTTTGCAGTAGCTAACGAGAAAGGGAGCATTTTCAACAATAATGAAGATACCAACGAGATTTTCGAGATTGATGCTAAGGCACTTACCGTAAAAAATAAGTACTCGGTAGCCCCCAATGGCGGAGTACCAACCGGGATCGCTTTCGACGCCAGCACAAATCGGTTGTTTTCTGTATGTCGTAAGCCGCAGGCACTAGTGATATTGGATGCTTCAACGGGAAAAATCGTCCAGAGCTTACCGATCGGTAGTGGTGTCGATGCTGTGGTCTACGAGAAAGAGTTGAAGTTGATTATGACATCAAACGGAGAAGGAAACGTCACGATTATTCATCAGGATTCACCGGATAAGTATTCAGTTGTTCAGACGCTTACGACGAAGCCGGGTCTTAAAACAATGGTTCACCGGGGGACGACTCACCGGATTTATTTAAGTGGCGCCGACTATCAGGCCGACGGGAAAACACCTGCGCCTGGCACATTCGGTGTGTACGTATATGGGCCAGCGGTAAAGCAGTAA
- a CDS encoding metallophosphoesterase — protein MLSFFHKAFLGACLATLYSFISQAQSNTNQAAFSFVAFGDMPYNLPADYGRFENLIRDVNKQNQVFNVHVGDIKSSENDCSDAYYQKILGYFNQFEKPLIYTPGDNEWTDCNKHTPGKYDIDERLAAIRKGFFDGKASLGKTRLTLTAQSKNPAFAKYVENNRWQYGNVQFGTVHIVGTNNNFYPDPKGNNAEFYDRNQANLAWIDEVFDQAKISNAIAVVLFTQADMYNSAKDAKEANAFITLKEKIQARTEEFNKPVLLVNGDSHVFLVDKPIYVKGGKKKALDRFTRLQTFGEDNIHAVKVTINPSTYGLFQIEPLMVQGN, from the coding sequence ATGTTGTCTTTCTTTCATAAGGCCTTTTTGGGAGCTTGTCTGGCGACGCTTTACTCATTTATTAGTCAGGCGCAGTCGAATACAAATCAGGCTGCCTTCAGTTTTGTGGCCTTTGGCGATATGCCCTATAATTTGCCCGCTGACTATGGCCGCTTTGAAAATCTGATTCGGGATGTAAACAAGCAGAATCAGGTCTTTAACGTACACGTAGGTGATATCAAATCGAGTGAGAATGATTGCTCAGATGCCTACTACCAAAAGATTCTCGGCTATTTCAATCAATTCGAAAAACCGTTGATTTATACGCCCGGCGATAACGAATGGACGGATTGCAATAAGCACACGCCGGGTAAATATGACATCGACGAGCGATTGGCAGCCATTCGTAAGGGTTTCTTTGACGGGAAGGCTAGCCTCGGGAAAACCAGATTGACGTTGACAGCGCAGTCAAAAAATCCTGCATTTGCCAAATACGTGGAGAATAACCGCTGGCAGTACGGCAATGTCCAGTTCGGAACAGTTCATATTGTAGGCACCAACAACAATTTCTACCCCGATCCGAAGGGCAATAACGCCGAGTTCTATGATCGTAACCAGGCGAATCTGGCGTGGATCGACGAAGTATTCGACCAGGCGAAAATAAGTAATGCGATTGCCGTGGTGCTGTTCACGCAGGCCGATATGTACAACTCGGCAAAAGATGCGAAAGAAGCCAACGCGTTCATAACGCTGAAGGAGAAGATTCAGGCCCGAACCGAGGAATTTAACAAACCGGTCCTGCTGGTCAATGGTGACTCGCATGTGTTTCTGGTCGACAAGCCGATCTATGTGAAAGGCGGCAAGAAGAAGGCGCTCGATAGGTTCACCCGACTACAAACCTTTGGCGAAGATAATATTCACGCCGTTAAGGTGACGATCAATCCATCAACCTATGGGCTGTTTCAGATTGAGCCTCTCATGGTGCAGGGAAACTAA
- a CDS encoding TonB-dependent receptor yields the protein MKFIVYALLLVGGLSAQAATLKGSVMDASTGEPLIGATVVLANTKFGATVGLDGNYQIKDIPAGTYTCLVQYVSYQKMEKTITITSRVVVQNFSLVESSRDLAEVVVTASGDRESETSTRKIEQKADNVLNIIGAKAISLLPDVTVANVLQRVSGVSVVRNATGDGQFAIIRGMDRRYNYTLVNGIKIPSPDNKNRFVPMDIFPADLLERLEVVKALTPNMEGDAIGGSMNMIMRSAPDYLVVNATVSGGYSQLFSSRPFSGFSTAGINFRSPSEVAGSNRYPAKPSDFSTRTAQFQDVNLPINGLMSLSIGNRLLNKRLGFLVGGSYQHTYRGSQSSFLRLYGQPSPDPVPNTPIFEFVEQRTYSNEQARTGVNLKLDYDLGRNGGPAANKLSLYGLFMQLDDKQHRTVLGNQLVQIGDVTTTDRSVFRRQNIYNVTLQGDHALIPNQGVGRLKLNWSAVYSLAKSQTPSWTDLSVTSRTSQGADGKSTSTLYINDMSYIWTRNNDRDLAGYLNFTYTLFPTLDVSLGGMYRDKARDNYYNDYSLSTVLPGGDRQVFTSVDRAIFSFRPDSYAYPDSTNANNYSANEQIAAGYIQGKFNRGNWQVVGGVRAENTNQSYVSQLPVTATGKTGAISYLDILPSLHLKYQLSARENLRFSYFRGISRPGYFEIVPASFPGDFFTESGNYNLKHTVADNVDLRYEFFPRGNEQVLVGAFVKNIQNPIEYGFSQLAQNNIVYQPINYGTAVNYGAELVFAKYFSNWGVSGNYTYTKSSITTSKRVYGRDASGSTVVTDVQQTRPLQGQSDHIANLSLMYKNQQIGFDAQLAWVYTGKRINIVSAYKDLDYWQRGTSQVDFSAEKRFHGGRLSVFTKLTNLLNNPIIVDILRPNTLTGYPDQDRSDRITVQKDIFQQSYLLGLRYKH from the coding sequence ATGAAGTTTATTGTATACGCACTGCTCCTGGTGGGAGGCCTTTCAGCACAGGCCGCTACCCTGAAAGGCTCCGTGATGGATGCCAGTACCGGTGAGCCGCTTATCGGGGCAACGGTGGTTCTGGCCAACACCAAATTTGGTGCGACTGTCGGATTGGATGGAAACTACCAAATCAAAGACATTCCTGCTGGGACCTATACGTGTCTGGTACAGTATGTCAGCTACCAGAAAATGGAGAAAACAATTACCATTACATCTAGAGTAGTTGTTCAAAATTTTTCACTGGTGGAAAGCAGCCGCGACCTGGCCGAAGTAGTGGTGACGGCTTCCGGCGACCGGGAGAGTGAAACCAGCACTCGAAAAATTGAACAGAAAGCCGATAATGTCCTCAATATCATTGGTGCGAAAGCTATTTCGCTACTACCCGACGTGACGGTGGCCAATGTCTTGCAGCGTGTCTCGGGGGTATCAGTGGTCCGAAACGCGACCGGCGACGGGCAATTTGCCATTATCCGGGGCATGGATCGTCGGTATAACTATACGCTGGTCAATGGCATTAAAATTCCCAGTCCTGACAACAAGAACCGCTTCGTGCCGATGGACATTTTTCCGGCCGATCTGCTCGAACGGCTGGAGGTGGTCAAAGCCCTCACGCCCAATATGGAAGGCGATGCCATTGGGGGGTCGATGAACATGATCATGCGGTCGGCTCCGGATTATCTGGTGGTGAATGCAACCGTCTCAGGCGGCTATAGCCAATTGTTCAGTAGCCGCCCATTTTCGGGATTTAGCACGGCGGGCATTAATTTTCGCTCACCTTCCGAAGTGGCCGGCAGCAATCGATACCCGGCTAAACCGAGTGATTTTTCAACGCGAACGGCACAGTTTCAGGACGTAAATCTGCCCATCAATGGCTTGATGAGCCTCTCCATTGGCAATCGACTACTAAATAAGCGGCTGGGCTTCCTGGTCGGCGGTTCCTATCAGCATACCTACCGGGGGAGTCAATCATCGTTTTTGCGGCTGTACGGCCAACCTTCGCCGGATCCAGTGCCGAACACGCCCATTTTCGAATTTGTGGAGCAGCGTACTTATTCCAATGAGCAGGCCCGGACGGGTGTCAACCTCAAACTGGATTATGATCTGGGTCGCAACGGTGGTCCAGCAGCCAATAAACTAAGCCTGTACGGACTGTTTATGCAATTAGACGACAAGCAGCACCGCACGGTGCTAGGGAATCAACTGGTGCAAATCGGCGATGTGACCACTACCGATCGGTCGGTGTTTCGGCGCCAGAACATCTATAATGTTACCCTCCAGGGCGATCATGCACTGATCCCAAACCAAGGCGTTGGCCGACTCAAACTGAATTGGTCAGCGGTGTATTCGCTGGCAAAAAGTCAGACACCCAGTTGGACGGACCTTTCGGTAACTAGCCGTACCAGTCAGGGGGCGGATGGGAAGTCTACGTCGACGCTGTACATCAACGACATGAGTTATATCTGGACGCGCAACAACGACCGTGATCTGGCTGGCTATCTGAATTTTACCTACACGCTGTTTCCTACACTTGATGTATCGCTTGGTGGTATGTACCGAGATAAGGCTCGGGATAATTATTACAATGATTATTCCTTATCCACGGTCCTACCGGGAGGAGATCGGCAGGTATTTACCAGCGTCGACAGGGCGATATTCTCGTTCCGTCCCGACTCCTACGCCTATCCAGATAGTACGAACGCCAACAACTATTCGGCCAACGAGCAGATCGCAGCGGGGTATATTCAGGGGAAGTTTAATCGTGGGAACTGGCAGGTTGTCGGGGGAGTGCGGGCCGAAAACACCAACCAGTCGTATGTGTCGCAGTTGCCCGTCACCGCCACCGGGAAAACGGGGGCTATCAGTTACCTGGATATCTTGCCCAGTCTGCACCTGAAATACCAGTTGTCGGCCCGGGAAAACCTGCGTTTTTCCTATTTCCGGGGTATTAGCCGACCCGGTTATTTTGAAATCGTACCCGCTTCGTTCCCCGGTGACTTTTTCACCGAATCGGGTAATTACAACCTTAAGCATACAGTGGCGGATAACGTCGATCTGCGTTACGAATTCTTCCCAAGAGGGAATGAGCAGGTGTTGGTCGGAGCTTTTGTTAAAAATATTCAGAATCCCATTGAATACGGGTTTAGCCAACTTGCCCAGAACAACATTGTGTACCAGCCTATCAACTACGGTACGGCTGTCAACTACGGGGCAGAACTAGTGTTTGCCAAGTATTTCAGTAACTGGGGCGTGTCGGGCAATTATACCTACACCAAATCGAGCATCACCACCAGCAAGCGGGTATACGGCCGCGATGCGTCTGGCAGTACTGTGGTGACCGACGTGCAGCAAACCCGGCCACTTCAGGGCCAGTCGGATCATATTGCCAACCTGTCGTTGATGTATAAAAATCAGCAGATTGGTTTCGATGCCCAATTGGCCTGGGTCTATACCGGCAAGCGAATCAATATCGTATCGGCTTACAAAGATCTTGACTATTGGCAGCGGGGTACGTCGCAGGTGGATTTCTCGGCGGAAAAACGCTTCCACGGCGGGCGACTGAGCGTGTTTACCAAACTGACCAATTTGCTCAACAACCCCATCATCGTCGACATTCTACGACCCAATACCCTGACGGGTTATCCCGATCAGGATCGTAGCGACCGGATTACGGTGCAGAAAGACATCTTCCAGCAGAGCTATTTACTGGGCCTCCGCTACAAACACTAA
- a CDS encoding metallophosphoesterase family protein, with the protein MKSTYILLVLLGQFLAAQACSAQDNKTDDPFIARPYLQIGHTPSTETLQLLWHAPDASTDWAVDYQPKANGPWKKTALPTWVRVDVAGIEPHRVYEATLTGLTPGSRFNYRVLKAGKVVFTAEGQASKKADQLYRFVAFADIGAETPAQKKLASRAYLAKPDFVVVPGDIVYERGLISEYRSRFWPIYNANQVDTAGAPLLRSVPMIVAPGNHDTDTRDLDKYPDALAYYYYWKQPLNGITGTEGGPLIPTMTASVDNRKAFLEAAGEAYLKMANYSFDYGNAHWTVIDSNPYVDFTDKGLQEWIAADLARAQNATWRFVMFHHPGFNSAREHYEQQHTRLLSPIFEAGNVDVVFTGHVHNYQRSFPLTFVPDKKGVLLVSSMGAKMARGRVVNDQWALDKSFNGTTNTKPKGIIYLVTGAGGQTLYNPEQNNDPDSWQRFTDKFFSNVHSLTVADVNGKTLSIRQIDVNGKEIDSFTITK; encoded by the coding sequence ATGAAAAGTACGTATATCCTTCTGGTGCTGCTGGGGCAGTTTTTAGCAGCACAGGCCTGTTCGGCGCAGGACAACAAAACGGATGATCCGTTTATTGCCCGGCCTTATCTCCAGATCGGTCATACCCCCTCAACTGAAACCCTTCAACTGCTATGGCATGCGCCAGACGCCAGCACGGACTGGGCGGTTGACTACCAACCCAAAGCGAATGGGCCCTGGAAGAAGACAGCGCTGCCTACATGGGTTCGGGTGGACGTGGCGGGTATTGAACCGCATCGGGTGTATGAAGCTACCCTTACCGGTTTGACGCCGGGCAGTAGATTCAATTATCGGGTGCTGAAAGCCGGAAAGGTCGTGTTTACGGCAGAAGGGCAGGCTTCTAAAAAAGCCGACCAGCTGTATCGATTTGTGGCCTTTGCCGATATTGGAGCCGAAACACCTGCCCAGAAAAAATTAGCCTCCCGAGCCTATTTGGCAAAGCCGGATTTCGTGGTCGTTCCGGGGGATATTGTATATGAGCGTGGATTGATTTCCGAATATCGCTCCCGTTTCTGGCCGATCTATAATGCCAATCAGGTCGATACGGCAGGAGCACCTTTACTGCGTTCGGTGCCTATGATTGTGGCACCCGGCAACCACGACACCGATACGCGTGATCTGGACAAATATCCTGATGCACTGGCCTATTACTACTACTGGAAGCAACCCTTAAACGGTATTACCGGCACAGAAGGCGGTCCGCTAATACCCACTATGACGGCTTCGGTCGATAACCGCAAAGCCTTTCTGGAAGCGGCTGGCGAGGCTTACTTGAAAATGGCCAATTACTCCTTCGACTATGGAAATGCTCACTGGACCGTGATCGATTCGAATCCGTATGTCGATTTTACGGATAAGGGGTTGCAGGAGTGGATTGCGGCCGATTTAGCCAGGGCGCAAAACGCTACCTGGCGATTCGTGATGTTTCACCATCCCGGTTTCAATTCGGCCCGGGAGCACTATGAACAACAACATACCCGGCTGCTATCGCCCATTTTTGAAGCGGGAAATGTTGATGTGGTATTCACTGGTCACGTACACAACTACCAGCGTTCCTTTCCGCTGACATTTGTTCCCGACAAAAAAGGGGTACTGTTAGTATCGAGCATGGGCGCTAAAATGGCTCGTGGCCGGGTGGTGAACGACCAATGGGCACTCGACAAATCCTTTAACGGAACGACCAATACCAAACCGAAGGGAATTATTTATTTGGTGACAGGTGCGGGTGGTCAAACACTCTATAATCCTGAACAGAATAACGATCCCGATTCGTGGCAGCGATTTACGGACAAGTTCTTTTCAAATGTGCATTCGCTCACCGTTGCCGATGTGAATGGGAAAACGCTAAGTATCCGTCAGATTGATGTTAACGGTAAAGAAATTGATTCGTTTACCATAACCAAGTAA
- a CDS encoding IS982 family transposase: protein MTDKAIAIYCFLDDFFQKSGYKTEPHCKVNDAQIATTALMAALFFYGNHASAMKYMHEHQGFCQLHKSNFNRRLHGLQTRLAAVFRAVGATLKELNTTSRYIIDSFPVSVCRNCRIPVCKLLTNKAYRGYNEAKKEYFYGFKVTLIVDADGLPVDYYVSAGSFHDATILQSMSIDLPAGSLLYGDSGYTDYEQEDLYAECEEIFLRIHRKKNSQRPDQPWEAYLKKVFRKPIETKFSQITNRFARHIHAVSLEGLLLKLFLFVFAFSLDGLTPDSN, encoded by the coding sequence ATGACTGACAAAGCTATAGCAATCTACTGCTTTTTGGACGACTTCTTCCAAAAGAGCGGCTACAAAACCGAGCCTCATTGCAAAGTCAATGATGCCCAAATCGCCACCACAGCACTAATGGCAGCTCTTTTCTTCTATGGTAATCATGCTTCGGCCATGAAATATATGCACGAACATCAAGGGTTTTGCCAGCTCCATAAGTCAAACTTCAATCGACGGCTGCATGGCTTGCAGACTCGCTTAGCGGCCGTATTCCGGGCAGTCGGAGCTACGCTCAAAGAACTTAATACGACCAGCCGCTACATTATTGATTCGTTTCCCGTATCAGTCTGTCGAAATTGCCGCATTCCGGTTTGTAAGTTACTGACAAACAAAGCTTATCGAGGCTATAATGAAGCCAAAAAGGAATATTTTTATGGCTTTAAAGTGACCCTGATTGTTGATGCTGATGGCCTTCCGGTCGATTACTACGTAAGTGCGGGTAGTTTTCACGACGCTACTATCCTGCAATCCATGTCCATTGACTTACCGGCTGGCAGTCTACTCTACGGGGACAGTGGCTATACGGACTACGAGCAGGAAGATTTGTACGCGGAATGCGAAGAGATTTTTCTGCGAATTCACCGCAAGAAAAATTCTCAGCGACCGGATCAACCTTGGGAAGCTTATTTAAAAAAAGTCTTCCGGAAGCCGATTGAAACGAAGTTTAGCCAAATTACTAACCGCTTTGCTCGCCATATCCATGCTGTCAGCCTGGAAGGATTATTGCTGAAATTATTCTTATTTGTCTTTGCCTTTAGCTTAGACGGGCTTACGCCTGATTCAAACTAA